A stretch of DNA from Noviherbaspirillum sedimenti:
AGAAATGGCACGAGCAGGTGCTCAAGTTCCGCAACGGCGAAGCGCCCAAGCATGGCGCCATCTGGCTCACGCTCTACCCGAACATCATGGTCGAGTGGTATCCGCATGTGCTGGTGGTCTCGACCCTGTGGCCCAACGGCCCGCAGAAGACCACCAACGTGGTGGAGTTCTACTACCCGGAAGAGATCGCGCTGTTCGAGCGCGAATTTGTCGAAGCCGAGCGTGCCGCCTACATGGAAACCTGCATCGAGGACGACGAGATCGCGCAGCGCATGGATGCCGGCCGCAAGATCCTGCTGGATCGCGGCGTCAATGAAGTCGGCCCGTATCAGTCGCCGATGGAAGACGGCATGCAGCACTTCCACGAATGGTACCGCGGCAAAATCGAGGTCTGAGCGCAGCAACGTATTACAATGCGCGCAGTAACCCGGGAGCCCGCGATGCGCTACACCACCCTGATCTCCGCCACCGAACTGGCCCAGCACGCGCTCGAGCCGGACTGGGTCGTCATCGATTGCCGGCACGACCTGGCCCTGCCCGACGCCGGCCGTCTGGCCTTCGAGGCCGGCCATATCCCGGGTGCGCAATTCGCCCACCTGGACCGCGACCTGTCCGGCAGCAAGACCGACGCGCAAGGTATTTTTCGCGGCCGCCATCCCCTCCCCGAACGCGCAGCCTTTGTCGAAACCCTGCGCCGCTGGGGCATCAACAACAAATCCCAGGTCATCGCCTATGACGCCCAGGGCGGCATGTTCGCCGCCCGCCTGTGGTGGCTGCTGCGCTGGATAGGGCATGATGCGGTGGCGGTGCTGGACGGCGGCGTGCAGGCCTGGACCGCGTCCGGCATGTGGCTGTCGGCCGAACTGCGCGGCAAGCCCTATGGCGACATCATCGCGCAGGCGCCACTGGTCACAACCGTCGATGCCGCCACGCTCGTCGCCAACCTGCAGGAACAGACGCTCACCGTCATCGACGCCCGGGCGCCCGACCGTTTCCGCGGCGAGAATGAAACCATCGATCCGGTCGGCGGCCATATCCCGGGCGCGCAAAACCGTTTCTTCAAAAACAATCTGCAGGAAGATGGCCGCTTCAAGCCGGCGGCGCAATTGCGGGCGGAATGGCAAGCAGTCATCGCTTCGCCGCAGGCCGCCGCCATGCAATGCGGCTCGGGCGTCACCGCCTGCCACAACCTGCTGGCACTGGAAGTGGCGGGCTTGCCGGGGGCGGCGCTGTATCCGGGATCCTGGAGCGAATGGTGCGCCGAGCCGGCGCGGCCGGTGGCCAGCGGCGATTAGGAAAGCGCGCGCCGCCAGCATTTCAGAGGGCGGCAATCGCCTCGCGGAGTCGCGCCACCAGTTCGGGAATCAGGGTGAGTCGCCCGGCTTCCTCCTCGATCACCCGCTCGAATGCCGCCTTTTTCAATGCATGAAAATCGATCGCCGCCGCCGTACTCGCGGTCACCGTGCTGGCGAGGATATCGAACAGCCGGTCGATGGCATGCAGCCGCCCCCACAGATAATCGTTCTCGCGCGTCGCGCGGCTGAGAAAGCCGCCAAAGCCGGCGAAGGTTCCACCCAGCAGCATCCGCGCCGCTTCCGGTGCAGTCAGGCTCAGCGCATCGTCCGGACTGATACGGTCGATCAATACTTCCTCGATCGGCCCGGCCTCCAGCGACAAGGCGCTCACCACTGGCCGGAGGATGATGTCCCAGTAAAAATAGCCCAGATAGCTGGTCAAAATGGCGCTGCGGCAGCGGGGCGCGAGATTGAGCACTAATGCGGACGACAACACCGCGTCGGCATCGTCGTTGCGGCGGGCCAGGTCGCATTCAATGCCAAGCCGCTTGACCAGGTTCGTGATGGCGGCATTCCTGGCGCTGACAAACTGGCTGCTTTCCATGCGCGCCAGATCCGCCACGAACAGCTTGCGGCACATGGCAACTGCCTGCTCGCTCAGGAAATGGGCGTCGTCGTACATCACCATTTCATCGATGAGCTTGTGGATCTGGATCTTGAGGAGATCGAGGTCCTCGGGTTCCGGCGAACAGCCATCTTGCAGAGGGGCATTTTCATACAGATCATTGATCTCATGCAGGACGAAATGCAGCCGGCGCTTTTTATACACGAGCCCGAAGTCGATCACCATTCTGCCGAATGCAGGCATGTCGGCGTTTTCCTGGGGGTTATCCGGCATGCGATAGGAGTCTGCCAGCAGAATCGACTGGCTTTCGGCCCACAGCTCGATCGCTTCCTCTACCTTGTGCGCCGCCGTGGAATCCCTGGCAAAGCCGCAGGCCCAGTTGATCAGTTCGACGACGAAATCCAGCGCTTCCAGGACCAGGGCGCGCATGTACGAGTCATAGACGATCGTGGTGCCGGCCAGCTGGTTGGTAGACGTCAGGCGCCAGTGCCGCAAGTCATTGATGGTGAAATTGCCGCTGATCCGCCCGCCGGTTGATTGCTCGAGCAATTTCGTCACCTGGCGCCTGGAATGGTCGATGGTCTCCTTCAGGCGCCGTACATGCTTGTTGTAATGGCTGACGCTGGCCAGTTCATTGTAGGTCGGGTCCATGCGAGGCAGGTCGGAGAGCGCCCCGCGCAAGGCCGTGAAAAACCCTGGCACACCACTGCTCGGCGGCGGTTTGTCCAGGCGCGAATGCGGGTCGATATAAACCAGGCGACGATCCACCTCACGGTAGGCGCTGTGGGTGCGGATGGCCTCGAGTGCCGCCATGATCGGCTTGTTGTCGAGGATGCTGCCATCCAGCAGCACCGCCTCTTCCGGTTGCAATCCCTGGTCACGATAGCCGCTGAAATTCCGCGCAAGAAAACGGGAGCGCGCGGGCCAGGGCCGGTGGAGGGAGGCCAGCAGATCATCCATTTCTCTCACCTGCGCCGGTGGAAAAGCCCCGGGATAAGACGCCGACGCGCGGGCCGCGAATGCCAGCGACGGCACATTGTCGAGATCAAAGTCGCTTTGCAGATGACCGGTTTTCTCATGCTCGAGGCAAAAGCGCAAGATGCGCCGATGTTCGCGCTCCTTTACCACCGGTGGATCGTGGATGAAAATCGGCCGGTCGAGGCCGCGAAAATCGGTCGCCGTCACTTGCAGATCCAGCCTTGTGCCTGGCGGCAGCAGGGACTCGTTCCCGCCCTCGGGGTTTTCCATGGCAGTCAAGCCATCCAGGGCCAGGGCGGCAAGACGACGACCATCCAGCGGCGGCTTAAACCAGCGCGAGCGCAAAAATACGGAGACCCGCTCCGCCATTTCGGCATCGATCTTGCCGACGATTAAGCCTTCACGCTGGAGCCGCGTCAGCAGGGGCCGCACGAAAGGCCAGAAAATCCATTTGTTCCAGAGCCGCGCCTTGGCCTCCGGCGCCAGCAGCTTGAGCATGTCGGCTTCCTTCAGCCACATGTCGGTCAGCGGCGCTAGGCTGAGGTCATGCGCCAGGGCGCGGGCAAGCGCAATGCCGTTCATGCCGCCGGCAGAAGCGCCGGAAATCACGTCCACGATCACCCGCAGGGCAAGCTGCTGGCCGACAGATTCAAGGCACTGCAGATAGACGTCCCCGGTCGAGCGCTGCGGCTCGTCCGGATAGCGGCGGTGAAATTCCAGGGCGGCCGAGGCAACGTTGCCGTCGTCCGCCCTGTTGCGGTGATACAACTTTGATGCCCGGACCAGGTTCAGGATTTCACGGTTGATGCCATGCTGATAGACGGCGAGCGAAACGCCGCCGAAGAATACGACCGCCAGCCGCAATTCTTTCTCTTTCATGGCCAATTTGCCCGAGGAAAGGAAATCTATCGCACCTTGACGCCTGCGCAAGGCTCGCGCGCATCCAGTGCGCTTCTGTCAGTCTGAGCGCAGCCAATCCCTGCGTCAAGCACGACTTGTCTGCCAGCTGATCGCCGGCAAATCAGTGGCTCAGTGAGCGTGAGCGTGATCGCCGCCAGTCAGGAACAGCACGATTGCCACGCCGAGCGCAATCAGCAGCACCTGCGGAATCGTTTCCCGCAAGGTCGCGCGCCGCTGCATTTGCGGCATCAGATCGCTGACGGCGATGTAGATGAAACCCGAGGCAGCGAATACCAGCACGTAGGGAATCCAGTCGGTGGCCTGTTCCAGCGTAAAGTAGCCAAGCAGACCGCCAGCCACCGCCATCAGGCTGCACAGCAGGTTGTAGACATAGGCGCGGGCGCGGGAAAAGCCGGCGTTGAGCAAGACGATGAAGTCGCCGATTTCCTGCGGAATTTCATGGGCGATGATGGCGACCGCGGCAATGATGCCCAGACTGGGGTCGGCCAGGAAAGCGGCGGCGATCAGGATGCCATCGGTGAAGTTGTGCAGGCCATCGCCCATCAGGATCATCCAGCCGGACTTGCCGGCTTCGTGGGCGTCGTGGCCATGCTCGTGATGGTGGCCGTCGCCTTCGTAATGATGCGAATGACGCAGCACCGCCATCTTCTCCAGCAGGAAAAAGCCGAGCAGGCCGGCCAGCAGGGTGGCGAACAGCGCGCGCGGATCGGCATGCCCCTCGAAGGCCGTGGGCAGGGCGTGCAGCAGCGAAGTGGATAGCAGGATGCCGACCGACAGGCTGACCATGCGGTCCACCATTTTCCCCAGCAGGCCAAAAGAAAGAACGGCAGCGGCGGATATGCTCACCACCCCCGCCAGCATGGTGGTCAGCAGGATGGAAGTCAGCGTCGAGTTAATTTTGGAACCTGTGCAGTACGGGGAGGAGCCAAATTAAAACACATGCGGCTGGTTTCAGCAAACGCGCCCATGCCTGGCCCCTGAAAAAAGCACGGCGCCCGCCGTACTTTTTCTGCAAGCGACGGCTTCAGGCCACGCCGTGCGCCTTGAACCAGGCCAGGCAGCGCGTCCAGCCATCGCGGGCAGCCGCTTCGACATAGCTTGGCCGGTAATCGGCATGGAAGGCATGACCGGCTTCCGGATACACAACGAATTCCGACTTGCTCTTGCCCTTTGCCAGCGCCGCCTTCATCTGCCCGACGGAGGTCTGCGGAATGCCGTCATCCTTGCCGCCGTACAGGCCCAGCACCGGCACCTTCAGGTCTGCGGCGATATCGACCGGGTGACGCGGCGCCAGCGCAGTCTTGTCGCCGACCAGGCGGCCATACCAGGCGACGCCGGCCTTGACCTTGGGATTGTGTGCGCAATACAGCCAGGTGATGCGCCCGCCCCAGCAAAAGCCGGTGATGCCGAGCTTGCCGGTATTGCCGCCGTTTTTCGCGGCCCAGGCGACGCAGGCGTCGAGGTCGCCCATCACCTGCTGGTCCGGCACCTTGGAAACGACTTCCTTCATCAGCTCGGCGATCGAGCCGTAAGCTGCCGCATTGCCCTGACGGACAAACAGGTCGGGCGCCAGCGCCAGGTAACCCTGCTTGGCGAAACGGCGCGCCACATCGGCGATATGCTCGTGCACGCCAAAGATTTCCGACACCACCAGCACCACCGGCAGATTGGTCTTGCCCTTGGGCTGCGCGCGATATACCGGCACCTGCTGGCCGTTGACTGTGAGCGTTACCTCGCCGGCGTCCAGACCTTCGGTATCGGTCTTGATCACGGATTGCGCGCACACCGGCAATACCGCAGCGGCAAAGCCGGTGCCGAGCGCAGTCTGCAGAAACAGGCGGCGGTCGAACTCTGCCGACAAAGGCGTTTTCGCAGCCAGGCTATCGATTTCCAGTTCCAGATCCTTCATGCATTCCTCCCGAAATAATCAAGCATACACATCAAGACTTCACCAATACGACGGCCAACAGCATAACAAGATCCACCCTGCCCGCACCGTCGCCCCCTTCAATTTTTGATATGGCTTAATGCGCCTCGTCCCAATTGTTGCCCACCCCCACCTCGGCAATCAACGGCACCTTCAGCTGCGCCACGCCCGCCATCAGCGCCGGCAATTTTTCCCGCACCAGTGCCAGCTCGGCCTGCGGCACTTCCAGCACCAGTTCGTCATGCACCTGCATCACCATCTTCGACTGCAAGCCATCGCGCTCCAGCCAGTCCTGCACGGCGATCATGGATAGCTTGATCAGGTCGGCGGCAGTGCCCTGCATGGGCGCATTGATGGCGGCGCGTTCGGCGCCTTGCCGCCGCGGACCATTCGGCGAATTAATCTCGGGCAGCCACAGGCGACGACCGAACACGGTTTCCACATAGCCGCGCGCCTTGGCCTGGGCGCGGGTGTCGGCCATGTACTGGGCGACGCCAGAAAAACGCTGGAAATACTTTTCGATGTACATCTGCGCCGCCGCGCGCTCAATACCGAGGTTGCCCGCCAGGCCGAAGGCGCTCATGCCGTAGATCAGGCCGAAATTGATCACCTTGGCATAGCGCCGCTGCTCGCTGGTGACATCGGCCGCCGCCACGCCAAAAATCTCGGCAGCGGTGGCGCGGTGGATATCGATACCCTCGGCGAAGGCGCGCAGCATGCTGGCGTCTTCCGAGATGTGCGCCATGATGCGCAACTCGATCTGCGAGTAATCGGCCGAGACGATCACGCTGCCTGGCGGCGCGATGAAGGCTTCGCGGATGCGCCGGCCCTCGGCGGTGCGGATCGGGATGTTCTGCAGATTGGGGTCGTTCGAGGCAAGCCGCCCCGTCACCGCCACCGCCTGCGCGTAATTGGTGTGCACGCGCCCGGTATTCGCATCGATCATCTTCGGCAGCTTGTCGGTATAGGTGGATTTCAGCTTGGACAGGCTGCGGTAGTCGAGCAATATCTTCGGCAAGGGATAGTCCTCGGCCAGCTTTTGCAGCACATCTTCATCGGTGGAGGGTGCACCGGAGGGCGTCTTTTTCACCACCGGCAGGTTCAGCTTGCCGAAAAAGATTTCGCCGATCTGCTTGGGCGAATTCAGGTTGAATGGCTGGCCAGCCAGCGCATACGCTTCCTGTTCGATTTCCAGCATGCGGCGACCAAGCTCGCCGGACTGCGTCGCCAGCCGGGCCGGGTCGATCAGCACGCCATTGCGCTCGATCTTTTGCAGCGCCACCGAGGTCGGCACCTCGATATGCTGATAGACGTAAGCCAGGCCGGCATCGTCCTTGATGCGCGGCCACAGCGACTGGTGCAGCTGCAGGGTGACGTCGGCATCTTCGGCGGCATATTCGGTGGCGCGGCCGAGTTCGACTTCATCGAAGCACAGTTGCGAGGCGCCCTTGCCGCACACTTCCTCGAAGGTGATGGTCTTGCGGTTCAGGTGGCGCAGCGCCAGGCTGTCCATGTCGTGCGTGCGGTGCGACTCGTACACATAGGATTCGAGCAGGGTGTCGTGCACGATGCCCCTGAGTTGCACGCCATGGTTGGCGAAAATGTGGCTGTCGTATTTCAGGTGCTGCCCGAGCTTCGGCTTGCCCGGATCTTCCAGCCAGGCGCGCATCTTGCCGAGCACCAGTTCGCGCGACAGCTGCGCCGGCGCATCCGGGTAGCGGTGCGCCACCGGGATGTAGGCCGCCTTGCCGGCTTCACAGCACAGCGAAATGCCGACCAGCTGCGCCTGCATCGGGATCAATGACGTGGTTTCGGTATCGATCGCGGTCAGCGCGGCGGCGTCGATTTTTGCCAGCCACTGGTCCAGCTGCGCTTCAGTGAGCACCAGCTCATATTCGGCCGCGGGCGCCGGTTCGGCGGCGAACAGCGCCGCCTGCGCCAGGCCGGCCTGCGCCCCATCCGCAGCGGGCGCGCCTGCCGACGCACCTGAGCCCTGGCCGGCATCGGCGGCGCTCGCTTCACGCAGCCAGGTCTTGAAGCCGTAACGGCGGTACACCTCGATCAGCGCCTCGCGGTCGGGCTGCTGCGCCGGCAGCGATTCGGCGATCGTCGTCATGTGCGGCGCCAGCGGGCAATCGGTCCTGACGGTGACCAGCACGCGCGCCTGCGGCAGCCAGTCCAGCGACTTGCGCAGGTTCTCGCCGACCACGCCGCCGATCTTGTCGGCGTTCGCAATCACGCCATCCAGATTGCCATATTGCGTGAGCCACTTGACCGCAGTCTTGGGGCCGACCTTGGGCACGCCCGGAACATTGTCGACCGTATCGCCCACCAGCGTCAGGTAATCGACGATCAGTTCCGGCGGCACGCCGAACTTGGCGATGACGCCGGCGCGGTCGAGCGTTTCATTGCTCATGGTATTGACCAGGGTGACATGGCCATTGACCAGCTGCGCCAGGTCCTTGTCGCCGGTGGAAATCACGCAATCCATGTCGTGCTTTACCGCCGCCACCGCCAGGGTGCCGATGACGTCGTCGGCCTCGATGCCCTCAACTACCAGCACCGGCCAGCCCATGGCCTTGACCGCTGCATGGACGGGTTCGATCTGGCGCGCCAGGTCTTCCGGCATGCTGGCGCGGTTGGCCTTGTACTCGGCATACAGATCGTCGCGGAAGGTCTTGCCTTTTGCATCGAAAACACAGGCAATGTATGCTGCCGGGTAATCATTATGCAAGCGGCGCAGCATGTTGATCATGCCGTACAGGGCGCCGGTCGGCGCGCCCTCGGCATTGCGCAAGTCAGGCATGGCATGGAAAGCGCGGTACAGGTAACTGGAACCGTCAACTAACAATAGGGTTTTGTGCATATGGAACAGAATGGAAAAAAGCTGCCGCGGCTGCTGCAGCTCGGGGACATGGAGCGCGCCACCGCCAAAAAGGCGCGCGAGTCATGGCATATGTTCACGATTATGGCAGAATTTATCGAGGCCACGGAACACCTGTCCGAACTGCGGCCGGCCGTTTCGGTCTTCGGCTCGGCCCGCATGACGCCCGAGCACCCCTACTATGCCAAGGGCGTCGATATCGCCCGGCGCCTGTCGGACGCCGGCCTGGCAGTCATTTCGGGCGGCGGCCCCGGCATCATGGAAGCCGCCAACAAAGGCGCCTTCGAAGGCAAGTCGCTGTCGGTCGGCCTGAACATCGAACTGCCGCGCGAACAGGTCAGCAATATCTGGCAAGACGTCTCGATCAGCTTCCGTCATTTTTTTGCGCGCAAGGTCGCCTTCGTCAAGTATGCCGATGCCTATGTCGTCTTGCCTGGCGGTTTTGGCACGCTGGATGAAATGACTGAAGTGCTGACCCTGATCCAGACCGGCAAGACCCGCCGTATCCCGGTGATTCTGGTCGGTGCCGCATTCTGGCGCGGCCTGCTGGACTGGTTCCAGAATAGCCTGGTCAAGAACGGCATGATCAGCCCGGAAGACATGGAAATCGTGCAATTGATCGATGAGCCGGCAAACGTGGTCGATGCGATCTTTGCATTTTATGAAGAGCGCGAATTTGAGCCAAGCGACGAAGAACGGCAAAAAAACTTGTATTTGTAAAAACCGAAGTCGCATGCAGCGGATTAATTGCAGAAAAATCAGCGCGGTTTGCTACAATGAACATGTTAATGGCAATCTGGCCGACTTGCGCCGATTTGCTGTTTGATATCTTGTTCAGCAACCTGGATTTCGCTTATGCGATCAAAGAATTCTATGCGCCAGATCCGCCATTATCTTTTGGCCGGCATGTGGATGGCTGCCGCTACGGCAAGCCTGCCTGCCTTGGCCCAGGAACGCGCGGAGGCGCCACCGCCGCCGCGCCTGGAAAAACTCGAAGAGGGCCAGGCGCCCGCGGTCACCATCACACCGCCGAGCGAGAAAAGCACCATCACGGAAAAGCGTGCGCCCGGCGGCAAGCGCACGGAAGTCAAGGTCAAGAGTGGCAAGAGCACCTACCGGGTCCAGCCCGCTGACGAACCCGGCAATGCCCAGCAAGGCGATGGCCAGAGCATCGCGGCCAAACCGGCGCAATTTGAAGTGCTGCAGTTCGATATGAACCGCGAAAAGAAATTGCAACAGCAACCAGTCGAGCCGCCGCCAACATTGCAGCCCGCGCCCGCAAAAAAATAAAATTAACTCATGGCAGTATTTACTCCCGTCAGCCTGGACGACCTCACAGAATGGATGACCCAGTTCCCGCTCGGCAAACCGCTGGCGATCAAGGGCATTTCCAGCGGCATTGAAAACAGTAATTTCTTCTTGACGACAGAAACCGGCGAATACGTCCTGACTCTGTTTGAAAAGCTGACGTTCGAGCAATTGCCGTTTTACCTGAATCTGATGCAGCACCTGGCGCAGCATGACGTGCTGGTGCCGGCGCCGATCGCCAACCAGAATGGTGTCATCCTGCACAGCCTGCATGGCAAGCCGGCTTCGATCGTCACCCGCCTGCAAGGCGCCTGCCAGCTGGCGCCGCGGCCCGCACATTGCGCCGCGGTCGGCACCATGCTGGCCAGGATGCACCTGGCCGCACGCGACTTTCCCATGCACCAGCCCAACCTGCGCGGCCTGGACTGGTGGAATGCCACCACGCCGACGGTGCTGCCCTACCTGTCGAATGAACGCCAGCATTTGCTGCGGGCAGAGATGCACTTCCAGGAAGCTTTCGCCGGTTCCGCGACTTACCTGCGCCTGCAGCAAGGTCCGATTCATGCCGACCTGTTCCGCGACAATGTCATGTTCGAGGGCGAACGCCTGACCGGCTTCTTCGATTTCTATTTCGCCGGCTGCGACACCTGGCTGTTCGATGTCGCCGTCACCGTCAACGACTGGTGCATCGACCTGGCCACCGGCGTCCTGGATGAGGCACGGGTGCGCGCGCTGCTCGAGGCCTATCATGCCGTGCGACCGTTTACCGCGGACGAACAGGTCGCCTGGCAAGCCATGTTGCGCGCCGGCGCCCTGCGCTTCTGGCTGTCGCGCCTGTACGACTATTATCTGCCGCGCGACGCCCACATGCTGACCCCGCACGATCCGGCGCATTTCGAGCGCATCCTGCGCCAGCGTATCGACGGCACCATTCCTATACTGTTCTGACATGAATAAACTGCCCGCATCCGCCGGCTGGCTCTGGGTCAAGCAAGGCTTTGCCTTGTTCCGCAAGCAACCGGCCGAGTTGTCCACGCTCTTCATCAGCTACATGTTCCTGATGCTGGCCCTGAACCTGCTTCCCCTCATCGGCGCGGTGTTGCCACTGATCCTGGTGCCGGTGTTCGCCATGGCCTTCATGCAGGCGTGCGTGCACGTCGAGCAGGGCCGGCGCGTCTATCCCAACCTCTTGCTGACCGGCTTTCGCTCGCCAGCCTTCCGTTCACTGCTGCTATTGGGCGCACTCTACCTGCTGGCGGCGGTACTGGCGGTGGCGGCATCGAGCCTGGTCGATGGCGGCGTGTTCTGGAATGTCATGAACGGCAAGCTGGCGCTGGATTCGCCGGAAGTGCGCGAGTCGGCCATGCCGCTGGGCATGCTGTTCGCCGCCGCCGTCTACACCCCGGCGGCAATGGCGTTCTGGTATGCCGCACCGCTGATCGCGTGGAAAGACATGCCCCTGTCCAAGGCGGTGTTTTACAGCTTTTTTGCCGTGAAAAACGCCGGCAAGGCTTTCCTGCTCTATGGCCTGGCCTGGTTCTTCCTGGGCATTCTGCTGCCGACCGTCGCCAGCACCATCCTGGCGCTGGCGGCCAGCAAGACGCTGGCGCTGTTCGTGCTGATGCCGCTGTCGATCGTGCTGACGGTCATCATGTATTGCTCGTTCTATCCGACTTATACGGAATTCTTCGGCCGCCCCTATTCGGCGCCGGAAGCGGCAGCGGAATAAGGCGGCGCGCCGGCGCGCGCCATCCAAAGCGCTCAGGCGCGCGCCATCCAAAGCGCTCAGGCGCGCGCCACTTTTTCCAGCTTCGCCACGCCCAGGTCCAGCAGCTTCATGCCGTGACGGCCGAAATTGATGTGCGCGCGCGGATTGCCGCCGCCGCCTTCGATATTCACGATCACGCCCTCGCCGAATTTCTGGTGCGACACCGATTCGCCGATCTTCCAGCCGATCCCCTTGCTGCTGATTTTTTGTGCGATGGCATTGGCGCCGGCTTGCGGCGCATCGACCCAGGCCGCCTTGGCCGTGTGCGCGGACCAGTGATGCTGCTGCACGC
This window harbors:
- a CDS encoding BPSS1780 family membrane protein, which produces MNKLPASAGWLWVKQGFALFRKQPAELSTLFISYMFLMLALNLLPLIGAVLPLILVPVFAMAFMQACVHVEQGRRVYPNLLLTGFRSPAFRSLLLLGALYLLAAVLAVAASSLVDGGVFWNVMNGKLALDSPEVRESAMPLGMLFAAAVYTPAAMAFWYAAPLIAWKDMPLSKAVFYSFFAVKNAGKAFLLYGLAWFFLGILLPTVASTILALAASKTLALFVLMPLSIVLTVIMYCSFYPTYTEFFGRPYSAPEAAAE